One genomic segment of Amycolatopsis sp. WQ 127309 includes these proteins:
- a CDS encoding ABC transporter substrate-binding protein — translation MPARLRRTLLATAMAATLVTAAACGGASDDQQSASGPVTLVVKTFSQFGYDALYKQYEASHPGVTIKEENIGKLGDYSPKLQQWMTAGSGAGDVVALEEGIISQYVAKPDKFVNLLDKGADSLKPDYLDWKWNQALTADGKTLIGLGTDIGAQGMCYRKDLFQKAGLPTDREQVGALWPTWDAYLATGKRFLTANTGAKFYDSSSGMYQNILMQQGDHTYYDKANNFVADSNPAVRSAYDQTVGMIQGGLSANLDQYSPQWNAGFKKGTFATIACPSWMLATIQKQAGPENADKWDVAKVPGNGAVRGGSFLAVPKQSKHQDQAVELVKFLTSAKGQIGAFQAKGNFPSSPQAIDDPVVQGLTNAYFGGAPVGKIFGASAKAVKPVYLGPANVAIGDRFTNALLAVEQGKLQPDEAWAKAIDEAKRLVK, via the coding sequence ATGCCTGCCAGACTCAGGCGAACACTGCTGGCCACCGCCATGGCCGCCACCCTCGTCACCGCCGCGGCCTGCGGCGGAGCGAGCGACGATCAGCAGAGCGCGTCCGGCCCGGTCACCCTCGTGGTGAAGACGTTCAGCCAGTTCGGCTACGACGCCCTGTACAAGCAGTACGAGGCGAGCCACCCCGGTGTCACCATCAAGGAGGAGAACATCGGGAAGCTGGGCGACTACTCGCCCAAGCTGCAGCAGTGGATGACCGCGGGCTCCGGCGCCGGCGACGTCGTGGCGCTCGAAGAGGGCATCATCAGCCAGTACGTCGCGAAGCCGGACAAGTTCGTCAACCTCCTCGACAAGGGTGCGGACTCCCTCAAGCCGGACTACCTGGACTGGAAGTGGAACCAGGCCCTGACCGCCGACGGCAAGACGCTGATCGGGCTCGGCACCGACATCGGCGCCCAGGGGATGTGCTACCGCAAGGACCTGTTCCAGAAAGCCGGGCTGCCCACCGACCGCGAGCAGGTCGGTGCTCTGTGGCCGACCTGGGACGCCTACCTGGCCACAGGAAAGCGCTTTCTCACCGCGAACACCGGCGCGAAGTTCTACGACTCCTCCAGCGGCATGTACCAGAACATCCTGATGCAGCAGGGTGATCACACGTACTACGACAAGGCCAACAATTTCGTCGCGGACAGCAACCCCGCCGTGCGCAGCGCCTACGACCAGACCGTCGGGATGATCCAGGGCGGCCTGTCGGCCAACCTCGACCAGTACAGCCCGCAGTGGAACGCCGGGTTCAAGAAGGGCACGTTCGCCACCATCGCGTGCCCGTCGTGGATGCTGGCGACCATCCAGAAGCAGGCCGGCCCGGAGAACGCCGACAAGTGGGACGTCGCCAAGGTGCCGGGCAACGGCGCGGTGCGTGGCGGCTCGTTCCTCGCGGTGCCGAAGCAGAGCAAGCACCAGGACCAGGCCGTCGAGCTGGTGAAGTTCCTGACCAGCGCCAAGGGTCAGATCGGCGCGTTCCAGGCCAAGGGCAACTTCCCGTCGTCGCCGCAGGCCATCGACGACCCGGTCGTGCAGGGGCTGACCAACGCCTACTTCGGCGGCGCGCCGGTCGGGAAGATCTTCGGCGCCAGCGCGAAGGCCGTGAAGCCGGTGTACCTCGGCCCGGCGAACGTCGCCATCGGCGACCGGTTCACCAACGCGCTGCTCGCCGTCGAGCAAGGCAAGCTCCAGCCGGACGAGGCGTGGGCGAAAGCCATCGACGAAGCCAAGCGCCTGGTCAAGTAG
- a CDS encoding glycoside hydrolase family 9 protein, with protein sequence MSVRPRLLAACLPVVLVVSLAPAAHADAPYERVLNGTFDTTKAPWWSSGTTPSRVDAGRLCADVPAGTVNPWDSMLGENDIPLEAGQPYTLRFTATATADVTIRAGLGLAVAPSTTMFSKTAAVTSTPKTFTFTGNSSLSTLRGQVNFQFGGATKPYTFCVDDVSLTGGAIAPGGGKDYGSPVRVNQVGYATTGPKEASIVDASAKPVPWELRDSAGKVVKKGRTQVRGDDAASGDHVHIADFGDYRKEGTGYTLAVGTAVSAPFDIARNPYDGLRKDSLEYFYLVRSGTPIDAAYAGDAYARPAGHLGVAPNKGDTSVPCLPGTCDYSLDVSGGWYDAGDQGKYVVNGALAAWQLMDSYERSLSTGDWANLKDGLLKVPEAGNRVPDVLDESRWEVEFLLKMQVPAGQPLAGMAHHKIHDLAWTALPTQPQADAQPRYLHPPSTAATLNLAAAAAQCARVWQPYDRAFAAKCLAAAKTAWQAALAHPAIYAPDEDSVGGGAYDDTNVTDEFSWAATELYATTGDRTYLKSMTGRITADGFSWRDTGALTDLTIARLPWRFPLDRVLGARQRVLNVADQYVRNVDSQGYPNPFKDAAYPWGSTSSTTNNALVIATAYDLTHRQGYRDAVLESMDYLLGRNGLNQSFVTGYGERASTNEHGRIWAHQLDPKLPAPPPGSLAGGPNSGLQDPVAQQNLPGCAPAKCYIDDIFSYSTNETAINWNSSLAWIAAFAAGK encoded by the coding sequence ATGTCCGTAAGACCCAGGCTGCTCGCGGCCTGTTTGCCCGTCGTGCTCGTCGTGTCGCTGGCCCCGGCCGCACACGCCGACGCACCGTACGAACGCGTGCTCAACGGCACGTTCGACACCACCAAGGCCCCCTGGTGGAGCAGCGGGACCACACCGTCCCGAGTGGACGCCGGCCGCCTCTGCGCCGACGTCCCCGCCGGCACGGTCAACCCGTGGGACTCGATGCTCGGCGAGAACGACATCCCGCTCGAAGCGGGCCAGCCGTACACGCTGCGATTCACCGCGACGGCCACCGCCGACGTCACGATCCGCGCCGGCCTCGGCCTCGCGGTCGCCCCGAGCACGACGATGTTCTCGAAGACCGCCGCCGTCACGAGCACCCCGAAGACGTTCACCTTCACCGGCAACTCCAGCCTGTCCACCCTCCGCGGCCAGGTGAACTTCCAGTTCGGCGGCGCCACCAAGCCGTACACGTTCTGCGTCGACGACGTCTCGCTCACCGGCGGCGCCATCGCGCCGGGCGGCGGCAAGGACTACGGCTCACCCGTGCGGGTGAACCAGGTCGGCTACGCGACGACCGGGCCGAAGGAGGCGTCCATTGTGGATGCTTCGGCGAAGCCGGTGCCGTGGGAACTTCGCGACAGCGCGGGCAAAGTCGTGAAGAAGGGCCGGACCCAGGTGCGGGGCGACGACGCCGCGTCCGGCGACCACGTGCACATCGCGGACTTCGGCGACTACCGCAAGGAAGGGACCGGCTACACCCTCGCGGTCGGCACCGCCGTCAGCGCGCCGTTCGACATCGCGCGCAACCCGTACGACGGCCTGCGCAAGGACTCGCTGGAGTACTTCTACCTCGTCCGCAGCGGCACCCCGATCGACGCTGCCTACGCCGGTGACGCCTACGCGCGCCCGGCCGGGCACCTCGGCGTCGCGCCCAACAAGGGCGACACCTCCGTGCCCTGCCTGCCCGGCACCTGCGACTACTCCCTCGACGTCAGCGGCGGCTGGTACGACGCCGGCGACCAGGGCAAGTACGTCGTCAACGGCGCGCTCGCCGCGTGGCAGCTCATGGACAGCTACGAGCGCTCGCTGTCCACAGGGGACTGGGCGAACCTGAAAGACGGCCTGCTGAAGGTGCCCGAAGCGGGCAACCGCGTCCCCGACGTGCTCGACGAGTCACGCTGGGAGGTCGAGTTCCTGCTGAAGATGCAGGTCCCGGCCGGGCAGCCCCTCGCGGGCATGGCCCACCACAAGATCCACGACCTCGCCTGGACCGCGCTGCCGACCCAGCCCCAAGCCGACGCGCAGCCGCGTTACCTCCACCCGCCGTCCACCGCGGCGACGCTCAACCTGGCCGCCGCGGCCGCCCAGTGCGCCCGCGTCTGGCAGCCCTACGACCGCGCGTTCGCGGCGAAGTGCCTGGCCGCGGCCAAGACGGCGTGGCAGGCCGCGCTCGCCCACCCGGCGATCTACGCGCCCGACGAGGACAGCGTCGGCGGCGGGGCGTACGACGACACGAACGTCACCGACGAGTTCTCCTGGGCCGCGACGGAGCTGTACGCCACGACCGGCGACCGGACCTACCTGAAGTCCATGACCGGCCGGATCACCGCCGACGGGTTCTCGTGGCGCGACACCGGCGCGTTGACCGACCTCACGATCGCCCGCCTCCCGTGGCGCTTCCCCCTGGATCGCGTCCTGGGTGCCCGGCAGCGGGTGCTGAACGTCGCCGACCAGTACGTCCGCAACGTCGACTCGCAGGGTTACCCGAACCCGTTCAAGGACGCGGCCTACCCGTGGGGCTCGACCAGCTCCACCACCAACAACGCCTTGGTGATCGCGACGGCGTACGACCTGACGCACCGTCAGGGGTACCGCGACGCCGTCCTCGAGTCGATGGACTACCTGCTCGGCCGCAACGGGCTGAACCAGTCGTTCGTCACCGGCTATGGCGAGCGGGCCAGCACCAACGAACACGGCCGGATCTGGGCCCACCAGCTCGACCCGAAGCTGCCGGCCCCGCCGCCGGGCTCGCTGGCCGGCGGCCCGAACAGCGGGCTGCAGGACCCGGTCGCCCAGCAGAACCTGCCCGGCTGCGCGCCCGCGAAGTGCTACATCGACGACATCTTCTCGTACTCCACGAACGAGACGGCGATCAACTGGAACTCGTCACTCGCCTGGATCGCGGCGTTCGCCGCCGGTAAGTAA
- a CDS encoding glycoside hydrolase family 6 protein produces the protein MRWTARVIAVSALLLVGTAVPANAASPLDLTSGFYVNTGSAPAQWVASHSSDSRASKINASIASKPIAKWFGNDSAIGTSVASYVSAADSHDKLPVLVAYNLPGRDACGGESGGGAGSLGAYKTWISSFAAGVGTHPAVVVIEPDALGDFDCMSSAQIADRNTMLTYATQMFKQKAPNTYAYLDGGNAGWVAAATMASRLKAAGVANVRGFSVNVSNYYTTSQSISYANSVKSGVGGSAQFVIDTSRNANGSNGNWCNPAGRKLGVTAQAGGGAEMLLWVKTPGVSDGQCGIAPTVPAGTFSPDIAVRLIDGT, from the coding sequence ATGCGGTGGACAGCCCGCGTCATCGCGGTGTCGGCGCTCTTGCTCGTCGGCACCGCGGTGCCCGCGAACGCCGCCAGTCCGCTCGACCTGACCAGTGGCTTCTACGTCAACACGGGTTCGGCGCCCGCCCAGTGGGTGGCGTCGCACTCGAGTGACTCGCGAGCCTCGAAGATCAACGCGTCGATCGCGTCGAAGCCGATCGCGAAGTGGTTCGGCAACGACAGCGCCATCGGCACGTCGGTGGCGAGTTACGTCAGCGCCGCCGACAGCCACGACAAGCTGCCGGTGCTGGTGGCGTACAACCTGCCCGGCCGTGACGCGTGTGGCGGCGAATCCGGCGGGGGAGCCGGGAGTCTCGGCGCGTACAAGACGTGGATCTCGAGCTTCGCGGCCGGTGTCGGGACCCACCCGGCGGTCGTGGTCATCGAGCCGGACGCCCTCGGTGACTTCGACTGCATGAGCAGCGCGCAGATCGCCGACCGGAACACGATGCTCACGTACGCGACGCAGATGTTCAAGCAGAAGGCGCCGAACACCTACGCCTACCTCGACGGCGGCAACGCCGGCTGGGTGGCGGCGGCGACCATGGCGAGCCGCCTGAAGGCCGCCGGGGTGGCCAACGTCCGCGGCTTCTCGGTGAACGTGTCGAACTACTACACGACCAGCCAGTCGATCAGTTACGCCAACTCCGTGAAGTCGGGGGTGGGCGGCAGCGCGCAGTTCGTCATCGACACCAGCCGCAACGCCAACGGCTCCAACGGGAACTGGTGCAACCCGGCCGGGCGCAAGCTCGGCGTCACCGCCCAGGCCGGCGGCGGCGCGGAGATGCTCCTGTGGGTGAAGACGCCCGGTGTTTCCGACGGCCAGTGCGGCATCGCGCCGACGGTGCCGGCGGGGACGTTCAGCCCGGACATCGCCGTCCGGCTGATCGACGGGACGTGA
- a CDS encoding sugar phosphate isomerase/epimerase encodes MGWRFAVSTLGMPGIPVREAASTASAHGCEGLELRVHASEEVHLGLPGRAVDDLRSLLSGQGLAVACLAGYAKVCRPGPDGPVVGELRALIELAHRIGAPAVRVFPGGDGDARSRIEAVLDDLRDSGVRLLLETHDSRPTGAAALAVVEPFGDPDLVAVLWDAVHPWRAGEEPAVTREVLGRYLGYFQVKDAVGRDDPTPVPPGDGAIPLSECGELLRSWSGWISLEWEKAWYPALAPIDVPLRAAAAWFRRYTLPE; translated from the coding sequence ATGGGCTGGCGGTTCGCCGTGAGCACGCTGGGCATGCCGGGCATCCCGGTGCGCGAGGCCGCGAGTACGGCGTCGGCACACGGGTGCGAAGGTCTGGAGCTGCGGGTGCACGCGAGCGAGGAAGTCCACTTGGGACTGCCGGGCCGGGCCGTCGACGACCTCCGTTCTCTTCTCTCCGGTCAAGGGCTCGCCGTCGCGTGCCTGGCCGGGTACGCGAAGGTCTGCCGCCCCGGCCCCGACGGGCCGGTGGTCGGCGAGCTGCGCGCGCTGATCGAGCTGGCGCACCGGATCGGCGCGCCGGCCGTGCGCGTCTTCCCGGGCGGCGACGGCGACGCGCGGTCCCGGATCGAAGCCGTCCTCGACGACCTGCGTGACTCCGGGGTGCGCCTGCTGCTCGAAACGCACGACTCGCGTCCCACCGGCGCCGCGGCCCTGGCGGTCGTCGAGCCGTTCGGCGACCCGGACCTGGTCGCCGTCCTGTGGGACGCGGTGCACCCGTGGCGCGCCGGCGAGGAACCGGCCGTCACCCGCGAGGTGCTGGGCCGCTACCTCGGCTACTTCCAGGTCAAGGACGCCGTGGGCCGCGACGACCCGACCCCGGTGCCGCCGGGCGACGGCGCGATCCCGCTCTCCGAGTGCGGCGAACTCCTGCGTTCGTGGTCGGGCTGGATCTCCCTGGAGTGGGAGAAGGCCTGGTACCCGGCGCTCGCGCCGATCGACGTCCCCCTGCGCGCGGCCGCGGCCTGGTTCCGCCGGTACACGCTCCCCGAATGA
- a CDS encoding Gfo/Idh/MocA family protein — MTKHSLGVVLNGVTGRMGYRQHLVRSVLAIREQGGVLLADGSRVQLEPLLVGRSDDKLSEIASRHGLTRWTTDLDTALADKDFPLYFDAQLTSVREKSISRAIDAGKHIYTEKPLAESVEGALTLARQAAAAGVKNGVVHDKLYLPGLRKLARLVDSGFFGRILSVRGEFGYWVFEGDWQSAQRPSWNYRAEDGGGIVVDMFCHWNYVLENLFGAVRAVTARAVTHIPSRVDEQGTTYDATADDAAYAIFELDGGIVAQLNSSWCVRVHRDELVEFQVDGTRGSAVAGLHKCVVQPREVTPKPVWDPDLPETRDYRAQWQEVPDNAEFGNGFKAQWEQFVRHVVADEPHPYDFLAGARGIHLAEAGLTSSRTGRRVELAALKA; from the coding sequence ATGACGAAACACAGCCTGGGCGTCGTGCTCAACGGCGTCACCGGCCGGATGGGCTACCGCCAGCACCTGGTGCGCTCGGTCCTGGCGATCCGCGAGCAGGGCGGCGTCCTGCTCGCCGACGGCTCCCGCGTGCAGCTCGAACCGCTGCTCGTCGGCCGCAGCGACGACAAGCTGTCCGAGATCGCGAGCCGGCACGGCCTGACCCGCTGGACGACCGACCTCGACACCGCCCTCGCCGACAAGGACTTCCCGCTGTACTTCGACGCGCAGCTGACGTCGGTCCGCGAGAAGTCGATCAGCCGGGCGATCGACGCCGGCAAGCACATCTACACCGAGAAGCCCCTGGCGGAATCCGTCGAGGGCGCGTTGACGCTCGCCCGGCAGGCGGCCGCGGCGGGCGTGAAGAACGGCGTCGTGCACGACAAGCTGTACCTGCCCGGCCTGCGCAAGCTCGCGCGGCTGGTGGACAGCGGGTTCTTCGGGCGGATCCTGTCCGTGCGCGGGGAGTTCGGCTACTGGGTCTTCGAAGGCGACTGGCAGAGCGCGCAGCGGCCGAGCTGGAACTACCGGGCCGAGGACGGCGGCGGCATCGTCGTGGACATGTTCTGCCACTGGAACTACGTGCTGGAGAACCTGTTCGGCGCGGTCCGCGCGGTGACCGCGCGCGCCGTGACCCACATCCCGTCCCGGGTGGACGAGCAGGGCACCACCTACGACGCGACGGCCGACGACGCCGCGTACGCGATCTTCGAGCTGGACGGCGGGATCGTCGCGCAGCTGAACTCGTCGTGGTGCGTGCGCGTGCACCGCGACGAGCTGGTCGAGTTCCAGGTGGACGGCACGCGGGGGAGCGCGGTGGCCGGCCTGCACAAGTGCGTCGTCCAGCCGCGCGAGGTGACGCCGAAGCCGGTGTGGGACCCGGACCTGCCGGAGACGCGGGACTACCGCGCGCAGTGGCAGGAGGTGCCGGACAACGCCGAGTTCGGCAACGGCTTCAAGGCGCAGTGGGAGCAGTTCGTCCGCCACGTCGTCGCGGACGAGCCCCACCCGTACGACTTCCTGGCCGGCGCGCGCGGCATTCACCTGGCCGAGGCGGGGCTGACGTCGTCGCGTACTGGTCGCCGGGTGGAGCTGGCGGCGCTGAAGGCGTGA
- a CDS encoding DoxX family protein, with protein sequence MNLALWIVAGLLAVVALTGGISKTFVAKEKLAGIPGGQWTGDFGAGFVKTLGVLELLAAIGLVLPALTGVAPVLVPVTAACWVVLMIGAMITHLRHDGASRFVALNLTYLALAAFLAWGRFGPAPFTA encoded by the coding sequence GTGAACCTCGCACTGTGGATCGTCGCCGGGCTGCTCGCCGTCGTCGCGCTGACCGGTGGGATCAGCAAGACCTTCGTGGCCAAGGAGAAACTGGCCGGGATCCCCGGCGGGCAGTGGACCGGGGACTTCGGTGCCGGCTTCGTGAAGACCCTCGGGGTCCTCGAGCTCCTGGCCGCGATCGGCCTGGTTCTGCCCGCTCTCACCGGCGTCGCGCCGGTGCTCGTGCCGGTCACCGCCGCCTGCTGGGTGGTGCTGATGATCGGCGCGATGATCACCCACCTCCGCCACGACGGTGCCAGCCGGTTCGTGGCGCTGAACCTGACCTACCTCGCGCTCGCGGCGTTCCTGGCGTGGGGCCGGTTCGGTCCCGCGCCGTTCACCGCCTGA
- a CDS encoding carbonic anhydrase → MSVTDDLLANNAEYAAQFSGPLPLPPAKHVAVLACMDARINVYGVLGLNEGEAHVIRNAGGVVTEDEIRSLAISQRLLGTEEIILIHHTDCGMLTFTDDDFKKSIQEDVGVKPAWAAEAFTDPDTDVRQSIARIKNSPYIPKKDSVRGFVFDVATGKLNEVA, encoded by the coding sequence ATGTCGGTCACCGACGACCTCCTGGCCAACAACGCCGAGTACGCCGCGCAGTTCTCCGGGCCGCTGCCGCTGCCGCCCGCCAAGCACGTTGCCGTCCTGGCCTGCATGGACGCCCGCATCAACGTCTACGGCGTCCTCGGCCTCAACGAAGGCGAAGCCCACGTCATCCGCAACGCCGGCGGCGTCGTCACCGAGGACGAGATCCGGTCGCTGGCCATCAGCCAGCGGCTGCTCGGCACCGAGGAGATCATCCTCATCCACCACACCGACTGCGGGATGCTGACCTTCACCGACGACGACTTCAAGAAGTCGATCCAGGAGGACGTCGGCGTCAAGCCCGCGTGGGCCGCCGAGGCCTTCACCGACCCCGACACCGACGTCCGCCAGTCGATCGCGCGGATCAAGAACAGCCCGTACATCCCCAAGAAGGACTCGGTGCGCGGGTTCGTCTTCGACGTCGCGACCGGGAAGCTGAACGAGGTCGCCTGA
- a CDS encoding SRPBCC family protein — MTSERFEVTRKVEAPPAKVFALLTDPRGHVAIDSSGMLQSADGEPVRGVGDEFVVHMDRESLNDVPMGKYDVTVIITRYEQDSRLEWTISGTIQPPIRHLYGYRLEADGTGTLVTSYYDWSQIEERYRDKITFPIIPETALRATLGILARTVE; from the coding sequence ATGACGTCAGAACGGTTCGAAGTGACCCGCAAGGTCGAGGCGCCGCCGGCGAAGGTGTTCGCCCTGCTGACCGACCCCCGGGGGCACGTCGCCATCGACAGCTCCGGGATGCTGCAGTCCGCGGACGGCGAACCGGTCCGCGGGGTGGGCGACGAGTTCGTCGTGCACATGGACCGCGAGTCCCTCAACGACGTGCCGATGGGCAAGTACGACGTCACGGTGATCATCACCCGCTACGAGCAGGACAGCCGGCTGGAGTGGACGATCTCCGGCACCATCCAGCCACCGATCCGGCACCTCTACGGCTACCGGCTCGAGGCGGACGGCACCGGCACGCTCGTGACGTCGTACTACGACTGGAGCCAGATCGAGGAGCGGTACCGGGACAAGATCACCTTCCCGATCATCCCCGAAACGGCGTTGCGCGCCACCCTCGGCATCCTGGCCCGGACGGTCGAGTGA
- a CDS encoding 2Fe-2S iron-sulfur cluster-binding protein: MSATRDALVGLGLAPGRVHSELFGALPAINPGIVDAVHAPPHPPATPPGTGPRVTFARSGLTVPWSADYPNVLEFAEACDVPTRWSCRSGVCQTCVTPVLSGEVGYEPDPLEDPPPGTALVCCARPRSDLVLDL, encoded by the coding sequence ATGTCCGCGACGCGGGACGCGCTCGTCGGGCTCGGCCTGGCACCCGGCCGGGTCCACAGTGAACTGTTCGGCGCACTGCCGGCGATCAACCCCGGGATCGTCGACGCCGTCCACGCGCCACCCCACCCACCGGCCACGCCGCCGGGCACCGGCCCCCGGGTCACGTTCGCCCGCAGCGGGCTGACGGTGCCGTGGAGCGCGGACTACCCGAACGTCCTGGAGTTCGCCGAGGCGTGTGACGTGCCGACCCGCTGGTCGTGCCGGTCCGGCGTCTGCCAGACGTGCGTGACGCCGGTGCTGTCGGGCGAGGTCGGCTACGAGCCCGACCCGCTGGAGGACCCACCACCGGGCACGGCGCTGGTGTGCTGCGCCCGGCCGCGGTCGGACCTGGTGCTGGACCTGTGA
- a CDS encoding CGNR zinc finger domain-containing protein, whose product MGFEKLLLDLLNSTPVRNGAPEDDLADAALGRSWLAAHGQPASEAEWQALREARAVLQRIVRGEDPAASAAPFVEGLSYRAHFADDEIQWELDPAPGHSAASRAVLAWADLTKAGGNRLRPCANPECRLFLIDHSKPNSARWCSMAVCGNRMKARRHYQRSRAEPAE is encoded by the coding sequence ATGGGCTTCGAAAAGCTGCTGCTCGACCTGCTGAACAGCACCCCCGTGCGCAACGGCGCACCCGAGGACGACCTGGCCGACGCGGCACTCGGCCGCAGCTGGCTCGCCGCCCACGGCCAGCCGGCCTCCGAAGCGGAGTGGCAGGCGCTGCGCGAGGCGCGTGCCGTGCTGCAGCGGATCGTGCGCGGCGAGGACCCGGCGGCGTCGGCCGCGCCGTTCGTCGAAGGCTTGAGCTACCGGGCGCACTTCGCGGACGACGAGATCCAGTGGGAGCTCGACCCCGCGCCGGGCCATTCCGCCGCGTCCCGGGCCGTGCTCGCCTGGGCCGACCTCACGAAGGCCGGCGGGAACCGGCTGCGCCCGTGCGCGAACCCGGAGTGCCGGCTGTTCCTGATCGACCACAGCAAACCCAACAGCGCCCGCTGGTGCTCGATGGCGGTCTGCGGCAACCGCATGAAGGCCCGGCGGCACTACCAGCGCTCGCGCGCCGAACCCGCGGAGTGA